A genomic segment from Propionispora vibrioides encodes:
- a CDS encoding ABC transporter permease, giving the protein MNIAYFIRKQVTIERLLTASTVILLLLLWYILTELKLVSDIVVPSPYKVVASFFEIARSGYKDNSLLVHLGDSLVRLITSFLLVVITAIPLGLICGYNSKARAIVDPLIEFYRPLPPLAYYTLLVLWMGIENSSKIALLYLAGFAPVYLSCVAGVQKIKKDYIDGAYTLGASSRQIFFHVVFPACLPDIFIGLRTTIGVAYTTLVAAEMVAAVTGIGWMVLDASKFLRSDIIFVGIFIMGITGIILDGMIRTIESKVIPWKGKE; this is encoded by the coding sequence ATGAATATTGCCTATTTTATCAGGAAGCAGGTGACGATAGAACGGCTGCTGACAGCGAGTACGGTGATTTTGCTTTTACTGCTGTGGTATATTCTTACCGAGTTAAAGCTTGTTTCCGATATTGTTGTTCCTTCACCTTATAAAGTGGTGGCCAGTTTCTTTGAAATTGCCCGGAGTGGTTATAAAGATAATAGTTTGCTCGTTCATTTGGGTGATAGTCTGGTACGTTTAATCACTTCCTTCTTATTAGTCGTTATTACCGCGATCCCCCTGGGGCTGATTTGCGGCTATAACTCCAAAGCGCGGGCCATTGTCGATCCTCTGATTGAGTTTTACCGGCCGTTGCCACCGCTGGCCTATTATACGCTGCTAGTGCTATGGATGGGGATTGAGAACTCCTCTAAAATAGCACTGTTATACCTGGCTGGTTTTGCCCCGGTCTATCTTTCCTGCGTGGCCGGCGTGCAAAAGATAAAGAAAGACTATATTGACGGGGCCTATACACTTGGTGCAAGCAGCAGGCAGATTTTCTTTCATGTGGTTTTTCCCGCGTGCCTGCCGGATATATTCATCGGCCTGAGAACAACCATCGGGGTTGCCTATACCACGCTGGTGGCAGCGGAAATGGTGGCGGCGGTGACCGGTATAGGCTGGATGGTGCTTGATGCCAGCAAATTTTTGCGAAGCGATATCATTTTTGTCGGCATTTTTATTATGGGTATTACCGGTATTATTTTGGATGGAATGATCCGGACTATTGAGAGCAAGGTCATACCTTGGAAAGGTAAAGAATAA